In the genome of Pseudomonas protegens, one region contains:
- a CDS encoding PadR family transcriptional regulator yields MSERHHPPHREHGDSHEIFERRPGRERGGRGPRVFAPGDLKLLLLALIAEQPCHGYDLIRQIESMFDGAYSPSPGVIYPTLTFLEESEMIQGDAEGGKKRYSVTDAGRLSLQEQAIALDGVRMRIEVSKRSLRGHDRPAEIHEAVHNLRHALQMHHGRWSPEEILRVRDLLNNTAKAIVDGPVRHPAPEKSQ; encoded by the coding sequence ATGAGCGAGCGTCACCACCCTCCCCATCGCGAACACGGGGACAGCCATGAGATTTTCGAACGTCGTCCCGGCCGCGAGCGCGGAGGCCGCGGGCCCCGGGTCTTCGCCCCCGGCGACCTGAAACTGCTGCTGTTGGCACTGATCGCCGAGCAGCCGTGCCACGGCTACGACCTGATCCGCCAGATCGAAAGCATGTTCGATGGCGCCTACAGCCCCAGTCCCGGGGTGATCTACCCGACCCTGACCTTTCTCGAAGAAAGCGAAATGATCCAGGGCGATGCCGAAGGCGGCAAAAAACGCTACAGCGTGACCGACGCCGGACGTCTGTCCTTACAGGAGCAAGCCATCGCCCTGGACGGCGTGCGCATGCGCATCGAAGTCAGCAAGCGTTCCCTGCGCGGGCATGATCGCCCCGCGGAAATCCACGAGGCGGTGCACAACCTGCGCCACGCCCTGCAAATGCACCACGGCCGCTGGAGCCCGGAAGAAATCCTTCGGGTGCGCGACCTGCTGAACAACACCGCCAAGGCCATTGTCGATGGTCCTGTGCGCCACCCTGCCCCGGAGAAAAGCCAATGA
- a CDS encoding siderophore-interacting protein has product MTARPELSIHRVMHEIKRRRLEVLRVVDLTPRMRRITLGGPELAGFISLGSDDHVKLLFPQNAEQQAALETLVLGPGKDSGPMPAMRDYTPRRYDLELGELDIDFVLHGDGPASTWAEQARPGQFLHIGGPRGSMIVPDIFDSYLLIGDETALPAIARRLEELPAGRQVLAVIEVQDAAERQALDSAAEVQVIWVERDGGGQDLLSTVRQLQMPHGKLYAWVATESKVSRQVRRILLDEHRLNDEFVKAAGYWRLDSSEAE; this is encoded by the coding sequence ATGACTGCCCGCCCAGAACTGTCCATCCATCGGGTCATGCACGAGATCAAGCGCCGACGCCTGGAGGTCCTGCGCGTTGTCGACCTGACCCCGCGAATGCGCCGCATCACCCTCGGCGGGCCCGAGCTGGCCGGCTTCATCAGCCTGGGCAGCGACGACCATGTGAAGCTGTTGTTCCCGCAGAACGCCGAACAGCAAGCCGCCCTGGAAACCCTGGTGCTGGGCCCGGGCAAGGACAGCGGACCGATGCCCGCCATGCGCGACTACACCCCACGTCGCTATGACCTGGAGTTGGGCGAACTGGACATCGACTTCGTGCTCCACGGCGACGGCCCGGCCTCGACCTGGGCCGAACAGGCCCGGCCGGGGCAGTTCCTGCACATCGGCGGCCCCCGGGGCTCAATGATCGTGCCGGACATCTTCGACAGTTACTTGCTGATCGGCGACGAAACCGCCTTGCCGGCCATTGCCCGGCGCCTGGAAGAACTGCCAGCCGGGCGCCAGGTGCTGGCGGTGATCGAGGTGCAGGACGCCGCCGAACGTCAGGCCCTGGACAGCGCCGCCGAGGTGCAGGTGATCTGGGTCGAACGCGACGGCGGTGGGCAGGATCTGCTCAGCACCGTGCGGCAGTTGCAGATGCCGCACGGCAAGCTGTACGCCTGGGTGGCTACCGAGAGCAAGGTGTCGCGCCAGGTTCGTCGAATCTTGCTGGATGAACACCGGCTCAACGACGAGTTCGTCAAGGCCGCCGGTTATTGGCGCCTGGACAGTAGCGAAGCGGAATAA
- a CDS encoding Pr6Pr family membrane protein: protein MAGFSLRGLFTRRGLIAVAAILGWFGLSVQLYLILLLRWEVGASLLGGLVNFFSFFTVLSNTLAASVLTCALNLRISRGQAFMLRPAVSGAVAASIAVVGLAYSLLLRHLWHPQGWQWLADELLHDVMPLLFLLYWWCCVPKGELRLKHIGLWMLYPVLYFAYLLLRGNLLGLYPYPFIAVDKLGYPQVLLNALGILAGFVGVSLLLLGLDRWLGRRQSRPL, encoded by the coding sequence ATGGCTGGCTTCTCGCTGCGGGGGCTGTTCACTCGGCGCGGCCTGATTGCCGTGGCGGCGATCCTTGGCTGGTTCGGGCTGAGCGTCCAGTTGTACCTGATCCTGTTGCTGCGCTGGGAGGTGGGCGCCAGTCTGTTGGGCGGCCTGGTGAATTTCTTCAGCTTCTTCACCGTGCTCAGCAACACCCTGGCGGCCAGTGTGCTGACCTGCGCCCTGAACCTGCGGATATCCCGAGGGCAGGCGTTCATGCTCAGGCCCGCGGTCAGTGGCGCGGTGGCGGCGAGCATTGCGGTGGTGGGCTTGGCCTACAGCCTGTTGCTGCGTCACCTGTGGCATCCCCAGGGCTGGCAATGGCTGGCCGATGAGCTGCTGCACGATGTGATGCCGCTGCTGTTTTTGCTCTATTGGTGGTGTTGCGTGCCTAAGGGCGAGTTGCGACTCAAGCACATCGGTCTGTGGATGCTCTATCCGGTGCTGTATTTCGCCTACCTGCTCTTGCGCGGGAATCTGCTGGGGCTGTACCCCTATCCCTTCATTGCCGTGGACAAGCTGGGGTATCCCCAGGTGTTGCTCAATGCCCTGGGGATATTGGCCGGATTCGTTGGGGTGTCCCTGCTGTTGCTGGGCCTGGACCGCTGGCTGGGCAGGCGCCAATCCCGGCCTCTGTAG
- a CDS encoding VF530 family DNA-binding protein — MTDTQTDPLHGVTLEQILKALVEHYEWSGLAERIDIRCFKSDPSIKSSLTFLRKTPWAREKVEKLYVKLQRTKRPL; from the coding sequence ATGACCGACACCCAAACCGACCCGCTGCATGGCGTGACCCTGGAACAAATCCTCAAGGCGCTGGTGGAACACTACGAATGGTCAGGGCTGGCCGAGCGCATCGATATCCGCTGCTTCAAGAGCGATCCGAGCATCAAGTCGAGCCTGACCTTCCTGCGCAAGACGCCCTGGGCGCGGGAGAAGGTCGAGAAGCTCTACGTCAAGTTGCAACGCACCAAGCGCCCGCTTTAA
- a CDS encoding benzoate/H(+) symporter BenE family transporter, with product MHSLSKDLSLSAVIAGLIAVIISYAGPLIIVFQAAREAHMPSDQVSSWIWAISIGSGLTGLLLSWRLKVPVITAWSTPGAALLVSMLPTVSLPQAIGTYIVASLIIAALGLSGAFDKLMSRLPKAIAAAMLAGILFRFGAGLFTSVTLQPALVLAMIAAYLLGKRFSPRYAILAVLLVGCAVAAGLGEFNGGSITLALAEPIFIAPEWNWHAIVNIGLPLALVTLTGQYVPGMAVMRSAGYTTPARSIVSWTAITSVLLAPFGSHGINLAAITAAICTGREAHEDPNKRYVAGIACGLFYILMGIFGATLASVFAALPKELIAALAGLALFGAISAGLSGAMADEKQREAALITFLVTASGMSFLGLAAAFWGLIFGLVAHFALSYTRQKQSLAAATAPR from the coding sequence ATGCACAGTCTCAGCAAGGACCTGTCCCTCTCCGCCGTGATCGCCGGCCTGATCGCCGTGATCATTTCCTACGCTGGCCCCTTGATCATCGTGTTCCAGGCCGCCCGCGAAGCCCATATGCCCAGTGACCAGGTGTCGTCCTGGATCTGGGCCATCTCCATCGGCAGCGGCCTCACCGGCCTGCTGCTGAGCTGGCGCCTGAAAGTGCCGGTGATCACCGCCTGGTCCACGCCCGGCGCGGCGCTGCTGGTATCGATGCTGCCCACGGTGTCGCTGCCCCAGGCCATCGGCACCTATATCGTGGCCTCGCTGATCATCGCCGCGCTCGGGCTGTCCGGAGCCTTCGACAAGCTCATGAGCCGCCTGCCCAAGGCCATTGCCGCGGCCATGCTGGCGGGCATCCTGTTCCGCTTCGGCGCCGGGCTGTTCACTTCGGTCACCCTGCAACCGGCCCTGGTGCTGGCGATGATCGCCGCCTATCTGCTGGGCAAACGCTTCTCGCCACGCTACGCGATCCTCGCGGTACTGCTGGTGGGCTGCGCGGTGGCCGCCGGCCTCGGCGAGTTCAATGGCGGCTCCATCACCCTGGCGCTGGCCGAACCGATCTTCATCGCCCCCGAGTGGAACTGGCACGCCATCGTCAACATCGGCCTGCCCCTGGCCCTGGTGACCCTGACCGGGCAATACGTGCCGGGCATGGCGGTGATGCGCAGCGCCGGCTACACCACCCCGGCGCGCTCGATCGTGTCCTGGACCGCCATCACCTCGGTACTGCTGGCGCCCTTCGGCTCCCATGGCATTAACCTCGCCGCCATCACCGCCGCCATCTGCACCGGTCGCGAAGCCCACGAAGACCCGAACAAACGCTACGTCGCGGGGATCGCCTGCGGCCTGTTCTACATCCTCATGGGGATTTTCGGCGCGACCCTGGCCTCGGTGTTCGCCGCCCTGCCCAAGGAACTGATCGCGGCCCTGGCCGGCCTGGCCCTGTTCGGCGCCATCAGCGCCGGGCTCAGCGGCGCCATGGCCGATGAGAAACAGCGTGAGGCGGCGCTGATCACCTTCCTGGTCACCGCCTCGGGCATGAGCTTCCTCGGTCTGGCCGCGGCGTTCTGGGGGTTGATCTTCGGCCTGGTGGCGCACTTCGCCCTGAGCTACACCCGACAGAAACAATCCCTCGCCGCGGCCACCGCGCCGCGCTGA
- a CDS encoding PLP-dependent aminotransferase family protein, with the protein MWVPQLSEFNQPVYLSIADALARDIGSGLLNDGDRLPTLRELAVILNVTPGTISRAYSEAQRRGLVQGEVGRGTYVLAQPPLGLPEGSSAPSLSLGQSEVLDLSIIKPYSETLEYWLRGALVGMAHSSDFGRALDYAPDGGHPAHREAGAQWLRHSLSEVHWQQVVLTAGAQHGLMVAISALSNAGDLLLCESLTYPGIISVAHGLERRLRGVAMDEEGMLPEALREQCLREKPALLVCVASCQNPTTAIMSPQRRAQIAAIAEEFDFLIIDDDIYGFLATDPSIKPLSSYAPQRSVYLTSLSKAIMPALRVGYLYSPPKLLSRLSSMVRSSVWMPSPLTAQLASNVIVEGLDRKLVQTQRSEAAVRQAIAREVFAGLEIRTQPHSYHLWLTLPEPWTGDEFATLARANGVLVMSGNQFQVERGVSSRCVRVVLMSPTTRDELRFALTQLASLIEADPRRYR; encoded by the coding sequence ATGTGGGTTCCTCAGTTAAGCGAGTTCAATCAACCGGTCTACCTGTCCATTGCCGATGCCCTGGCGCGGGATATCGGCAGCGGCTTGTTGAATGACGGTGATCGTCTGCCGACCCTGCGCGAGCTGGCGGTGATCCTCAATGTCACCCCCGGCACCATCAGCCGCGCCTACAGCGAAGCCCAGCGGCGCGGGCTGGTGCAAGGTGAAGTCGGGCGTGGCACCTACGTGCTGGCGCAGCCGCCGCTGGGGTTGCCGGAAGGCTCCAGCGCGCCGTCGCTGTCCCTGGGCCAGTCCGAAGTCCTGGACCTGTCGATCATCAAGCCCTACAGCGAAACCCTGGAATACTGGTTGCGCGGCGCCCTGGTGGGCATGGCCCACAGCAGCGACTTCGGCCGGGCCCTGGACTACGCCCCCGACGGTGGCCACCCGGCCCATCGCGAAGCCGGTGCCCAGTGGTTGCGCCACTCCTTGTCCGAGGTCCATTGGCAACAGGTGGTGCTGACGGCCGGCGCCCAGCACGGCCTGATGGTGGCCATCAGCGCCTTGAGCAATGCCGGTGATCTGCTGCTCTGCGAGTCGCTGACCTACCCGGGCATCATTTCCGTGGCCCATGGCCTGGAGCGGCGTCTGCGGGGCGTGGCGATGGACGAAGAGGGGATGCTGCCCGAAGCCCTGCGCGAGCAGTGCCTGCGGGAAAAACCGGCGCTGCTGGTGTGCGTCGCCAGTTGCCAGAACCCCACCACGGCGATCATGTCGCCCCAGCGCCGGGCGCAGATTGCGGCGATTGCCGAAGAGTTCGACTTTTTGATCATCGACGACGATATCTACGGCTTTCTGGCCACCGATCCGTCGATCAAGCCGCTGTCGAGCTACGCGCCGCAGCGTTCGGTGTACCTCACCAGCCTGTCCAAGGCGATCATGCCGGCGTTGCGCGTGGGCTATCTCTACAGCCCGCCGAAGCTGCTGTCGCGCCTGAGCTCGATGGTCCGCAGCAGTGTGTGGATGCCGTCGCCGCTGACCGCGCAATTGGCCAGCAACGTGATTGTCGAGGGCTTGGATCGCAAGCTGGTGCAGACCCAGCGCAGCGAAGCGGCGGTGCGCCAGGCGATTGCCCGGGAAGTGTTTGCCGGCTTGGAGATCCGGACCCAGCCCCACAGCTATCACCTGTGGCTGACCTTGCCGGAGCCGTGGACGGGCGATGAGTTCGCCACCCTGGCCCGGGCCAATGGGGTGCTGGTGATGAGCGGCAACCAGTTCCAGGTGGAACGCGGCGTCAGCTCCCGTTGTGTGCGGGTGGTGCTGATGTCGCCCACCACCCGCGACGAGTTGCGTTTTGCCCTGACTCAGCTGGCCAGCCTGATCGAGGCCGATCCGCGGCGTTATCGCTAA
- a CDS encoding TonB-dependent receptor, with translation MSLSIPRPSRSLLWRLSPLSAALLLASQAHAVELPPQVITANPLGSSELAAPTTVLEGDQLTLQQKGSLGETLNKQPGVSSSYFGPGASRPVIRGLDGDRIRILQNGVGALDASSLSYDHAVPLDPVNVERIEIVRGPAALLYGGNAIGGVINSFDNRIPTQAIEGIHGAGELRYGGADTTRSSAGKLEAGDGTFALHLDANSRQFNDLKIPGYARSRHAPESEDGDGKKGRLGNSDGRQDGGAIGGSYTWDDGYAGLSYSNYDANYGSPAEDDVRIRMRQDHYAFASELRNLQGPFSSLKFNAGYTDYQHREIEGGETGTTFKNKGYEARVEARHQPLGPLEGVIGAQVNRNEFSALGEEAFVPQTDTNSGALFILEELQATERLRLSLGGRLEHTTVDPDSKGNQRFAQADKSSSFTAGSLSSGAVYTLTPVWSLAATLGYTERAPTFYELYANGAHVATGTYELGNAKLSKEKAVSSDLALRFDNGIHKGSVGVFYSHFSNYIGLLGTGRTLNDEGEEEAGGLPEYAYSGVRARFAGIEAQDRWSLGESAYGKFALELSGDYTRAKNLDNGQDLPRIAPLRLNSGLLWELDRWQARLDVQHAASQGRVPDHESGTDGYTTFGASAGYRFDIGHSHWLAFVKGENLTNQTVRYASSILRDIAPAAGRSVEVGLRTTF, from the coding sequence ATGTCCCTCTCAATCCCACGCCCTTCTCGCTCTTTACTGTGGCGCTTGTCGCCCCTGTCCGCCGCACTGCTGCTCGCCTCCCAGGCCCATGCCGTGGAACTGCCCCCGCAGGTCATCACCGCCAACCCCCTGGGCAGCAGCGAACTGGCCGCGCCCACCACCGTGCTGGAAGGCGACCAATTGACCCTGCAACAGAAAGGCAGCCTCGGTGAAACCCTGAACAAACAGCCGGGCGTGTCTTCGTCCTACTTCGGCCCCGGCGCCAGCCGCCCGGTGATTCGCGGCCTGGATGGCGACCGCATCCGCATCCTGCAAAACGGCGTCGGTGCCCTGGATGCTTCGTCACTGTCCTACGACCACGCAGTGCCCCTGGACCCGGTGAACGTCGAGCGCATTGAAATCGTCCGCGGCCCGGCGGCCCTGCTGTACGGCGGCAACGCCATTGGCGGGGTGATCAACAGCTTCGACAACCGCATTCCCACCCAAGCCATCGAAGGGATTCACGGCGCCGGCGAGCTGCGCTACGGCGGCGCCGACACCACCCGCAGCAGCGCCGGCAAACTGGAGGCCGGCGACGGCACTTTCGCCCTGCACCTGGACGCCAACTCGCGGCAGTTCAACGACCTGAAGATTCCCGGCTACGCCCGCAGCCGCCACGCCCCGGAAAGCGAAGATGGCGATGGCAAGAAAGGCCGCCTGGGCAACAGCGACGGGCGCCAGGACGGCGGCGCCATCGGCGGTTCCTACACCTGGGACGACGGTTATGCCGGCCTGTCCTACAGCAACTACGACGCCAACTACGGCTCCCCCGCCGAAGACGACGTGCGCATCCGCATGAGGCAGGACCACTACGCCTTCGCTTCGGAACTGCGCAACCTGCAGGGGCCGTTCAGTTCGCTCAAGTTCAACGCCGGCTACACCGACTACCAACACCGCGAGATCGAGGGTGGCGAAACCGGCACCACCTTCAAGAACAAGGGCTACGAAGCCCGGGTCGAGGCCCGGCACCAGCCGCTGGGCCCACTGGAAGGGGTGATCGGCGCCCAGGTCAATCGCAACGAATTCTCCGCCCTGGGCGAAGAAGCCTTCGTCCCGCAGACCGATACCAACAGCGGCGCGCTGTTCATCCTCGAAGAACTGCAAGCCACCGAGCGCCTGCGCCTGAGCCTCGGCGGCCGCCTGGAACACACCACCGTGGACCCGGACAGCAAGGGCAACCAACGCTTCGCCCAGGCCGACAAGTCCAGCAGCTTCACCGCCGGCAGCCTGTCCTCCGGCGCGGTATACACCCTGACCCCGGTCTGGTCCCTGGCCGCGACCCTGGGCTACACCGAACGCGCCCCGACCTTCTATGAGCTGTATGCCAACGGCGCCCACGTCGCCACCGGCACCTATGAGCTGGGCAACGCCAAGCTGTCCAAGGAAAAGGCCGTCTCCAGCGACCTGGCCCTGCGCTTCGACAACGGCATCCACAAAGGCAGCGTCGGGGTGTTCTACAGCCACTTCTCCAACTACATCGGCCTGCTGGGCACGGGGCGCACCCTGAACGATGAAGGCGAAGAAGAGGCCGGCGGCCTGCCGGAATACGCCTATTCCGGGGTACGGGCACGTTTTGCCGGGATCGAGGCCCAGGATCGCTGGAGCCTGGGGGAAAGCGCCTACGGCAAGTTCGCCCTGGAACTGTCCGGCGACTACACCCGGGCCAAGAACCTCGACAACGGCCAGGACCTGCCGCGCATTGCTCCATTGCGCCTGAACAGCGGCCTGTTGTGGGAACTGGACCGCTGGCAGGCACGCCTGGATGTGCAACATGCCGCCAGCCAGGGTCGGGTGCCGGACCACGAAAGCGGCACCGATGGCTACACCACTTTTGGCGCCAGTGCCGGTTATCGCTTCGATATCGGCCATAGCCATTGGCTGGCCTTCGTCAAGGGCGAGAACCTGACCAACCAGACCGTGCGCTACGCCAGCTCGATCCTGCGGGATATCGCCCCGGCCGCCGGGCGCAGTGTGGAAGTGGGCTTGCGTACTACCTTCTAA
- a CDS encoding carbohydrate porin, translated as MPVFQRLKDSAVLTPVALPKTLSLLGALGFAACAQAAPAFDSDSPWMLGDWNGTRTELANKGYDFKVDYVGEMGSNLHGGYDHDRTARYSDQFAFGSHLDLQKILGWDDAEFQLTVTKRDGDNISNDRINDPRVGGFTSAQEVWGRGQTWRLTQMWYQQKFFDQKLDIKAGRFGQGEDFNSFPCDFQNLAFCGSQVGNWAGSVWYNWPVSQWALRVKYHLTPEVYAQIGAYEQNPSNLDRDNGFKLSGSGTQGTLLPVELVWTPKLNGLAGEYRAGYYYSSAKASDVYKDGNGQSAALSGEAYRSSSSKHGLWFGAQQQVTSVASDHSRGLSLFANVTAHDKKTNAIDNYVQAGLVYKGLFDARAKDDIGFALARVHVNPAYRKNAQASNQARAIYDYDNPGYLPPQDTEYSAELYYGVHLANWLTVRPNLQYIRHPGGVSQVDDALIGGIKIQSSF; from the coding sequence ATGCCCGTTTTTCAGCGCTTAAAAGACAGCGCTGTCCTGACTCCCGTTGCCCTGCCCAAGACCCTGAGCCTGCTCGGTGCCCTGGGGTTTGCCGCCTGCGCCCAGGCCGCCCCGGCCTTCGACAGCGACTCGCCCTGGATGCTCGGCGACTGGAACGGCACCCGCACGGAACTGGCGAACAAGGGCTACGACTTCAAGGTCGACTACGTCGGCGAGATGGGGTCGAACCTGCACGGTGGCTACGACCACGACCGCACCGCGCGCTACAGCGACCAGTTCGCCTTCGGCAGCCACCTGGACCTGCAGAAGATCCTCGGCTGGGATGACGCCGAGTTCCAACTGACCGTGACCAAGCGCGACGGCGACAACATCAGCAACGACCGGATCAACGACCCACGGGTCGGCGGCTTCACCTCGGCCCAGGAAGTCTGGGGCCGCGGCCAGACCTGGCGCCTGACCCAGATGTGGTACCAGCAGAAATTCTTCGACCAGAAGCTCGACATCAAGGCCGGCCGCTTCGGCCAGGGCGAAGACTTCAACAGCTTTCCCTGCGACTTCCAGAACCTGGCGTTCTGCGGCTCCCAGGTGGGCAACTGGGCCGGCAGCGTCTGGTACAACTGGCCGGTCAGCCAGTGGGCCCTGCGGGTCAAATACCACCTGACCCCCGAGGTCTACGCGCAGATCGGCGCCTATGAGCAAAACCCGTCGAACCTGGACCGCGACAACGGCTTCAAGCTCAGCGGCAGCGGCACCCAGGGCACCCTGTTGCCGGTGGAACTGGTGTGGACACCGAAACTCAACGGCCTGGCCGGTGAGTACCGCGCCGGCTACTACTACAGCAGCGCCAAGGCCAGCGACGTGTACAAGGACGGCAACGGCCAGAGCGCGGCCCTGAGCGGCGAAGCCTATCGCAGCAGTTCGAGCAAGCACGGCCTGTGGTTCGGCGCGCAACAGCAAGTCACCAGCGTGGCCAGCGACCACTCCCGCGGCCTGAGCCTGTTCGCCAACGTCACCGCCCATGACAAGAAGACCAACGCCATCGACAACTACGTCCAGGCCGGCCTGGTCTACAAGGGCCTGTTCGATGCCCGGGCCAAGGACGACATCGGCTTTGCCCTGGCCCGGGTCCACGTCAACCCGGCGTACCGCAAGAACGCCCAGGCCAGCAACCAGGCCCGCGCGATCTACGACTACGACAACCCCGGCTACCTGCCGCCCCAGGACACCGAATACAGCGCCGAGTTGTACTACGGCGTGCACCTGGCCAACTGGCTGACCGTGCGCCCCAACCTGCAATACATCCGCCATCCCGGTGGCGTGAGCCAGGTGGACGACGCGCTGATCGGCGGGATCAAGATCCAGAGTTCGTTCTAA